A single window of Anopheles moucheti chromosome 2, idAnoMoucSN_F20_07, whole genome shotgun sequence DNA harbors:
- the LOC128297433 gene encoding uncharacterized protein LOC128297433: MTSSGYKNDEDDRSSQKDGVCEKDDSHTKDAKRAVDGMCEEDESHRDYEESDDDDGSSTNDEYGEEDNDASENDESNYLYKTANGTNTSTPLPTRRCAPRRMKVYSFRDMEESIESFGAEEGEDVRLWLMQLKSVCKSARWDNEQQLIMCRKKLTGTAKRFVFSLRSSFSSFKKLEQALIKEFAPRVRASDVHRALTNRKKKNSESIRDYIYEMQRIALPIELDESSLCEYIVNGITDDEHHQTMLYEVQSIERLKKKLFNFEKVMKNSKNKPKRDDIGSRKERTRVADKDNKKAEGPKCFSCNTFGHRARECTKGGTKVKQNVLICRPRVESVHSDVIPASVANREDDYTSRLLSGKLAGLLRTFIPVRVGPVVVNALFDTGSPMNLMTNYTYEKIGKPCLSTTTMILKGFGGNEIAAEGVFKIDVCIGDSLYRDVFFYLVPNKCMSFAAVLGTASLEYFDVKVTTDGVQVFKKDEYEIMGIMPSDSEIDVPQRYSNYIKALISNYDPSKEVKSTVEMKIILEDEHPVQTNPRRFAPKEKEVLERTVNEWLHANIIRESTSDFASPVVLAKKKWYDEGLRGLS; encoded by the exons ATGACGAGTTCCGGATATAAAAATGATGAGGACGATCGCAGTTCGCAGAAAGACGGCGTGTGTGAGAAAGACGACTCACACACTAAAGACGCGAAACGTGCGGTTGACGGTATGTGTGAGGAAGACGAGTCACACCGCGATTACGAGGaaagtgatgatgatgacggctcAAGCACCAACGACGAGTACGGCGAAGAGGACAACGACGCGAGTGAAAATGACGAATCTAATTATCTGTACAAGACGGCGAATGGAACAAATACTTCTACACCTTTACCAACTCGACGATGCGCACCACGCCGTATGAAGGTTTACTCTTTTCGTGATATGGAAGAGAGTATCGAATCCTTCGGTGCAGAGGAGGGAGAGGACGTACGACTATGGCTGATGCAACTCAAAAGCGTTTGCAAATCTGCACGATGGGATAACGAGCAACAATTGATAATGTGCCGAAAGAAATTAACTGGAACAGCGAAACGTTTTGTATTTTCGCTTCGAAGCAGTTTCAGCAGTTTTAAGAAGCTAGAACAAGCGCTGATAAAAGAATTTGCCCCACGCGTACGGGCAAGCGATGTACATCGTGCGCTGACGAACCGTAAGAAGAAGAATTCAGAGTCCATCCGTGATTATATTTACGAGATGCAACGGATAGCGCTACCTATCGAACTCGACGAATCTAGCCTCTGTGAATATATAGTAAACGGTATTACGGACGATGAACATCACCAAACGATGTTATACGAAGTACAAAGCATCGaacggctgaagaagaaattgtttaatttcgaAAAGGTGATGAAGAATTCCAAGAACAAACCCAAACGAGACGATATAGGAAGCAGAAAAGAGAGAACACGTGTCGCAGATAAGGACAACAAA AAAGCCGAAGGACCCAAATGTTTTTCGTGCAACACGTTTGGGCACCGAGCACGTGAATGCACGAAAGGTGGCACGAAAGTGAAACAGAATGTGCTGATTTGTCGACCAAGAGTAGAATCTGTTCACAGTGACGTCATTCCTGCAAGTGTCGCTAATCGCGAAGACGATTATACATCACGGCTGCTGTCTGGAAAACTAGCAGGATTGCTAAGAACGTTCATACCAGTGAGAGTAGGACCGGTAGTTGTGAACGCCTTGTTTGATACCGGTAGTCCAATGAATTTAATGACGAACTACACCTACGAAAAGATTGGGAAGCCGTGCCTATCCACCACTACAATGATACTTAAAGGTTTTGGCGGCAACGAAATCGCTGCAGAGGGTGTTTTTAAGATTGATGTGTGTATTGGTGACAGCCTATACCGCGACGTATTTTTCTATCTAGTGCCAAATAAATGCATGTCTTTTGCGGCTGTACTCGGAACGGCGTCACTTGAATATTTCGATGTGAAAGTGACTACGGACGGGGTGCAAGTGTTTAAGAAAGACGAATACGAAATTATGGGGATCATGCCAAGTGACAGTGAAATCGACGTACCGCAAAGATATTCAAATTACATTAAAGCCCTAATTTCGAACTATGATCCGAGTAAAGAGGTAAAAAGCACAgtagaaatgaaaattattctCGAAGACGAACACCCGGTGCAAACCAACCCAAGACGGTTTGCCCCTAAAGAAAAGGAGGTACTAGAAAGAACAGTGAACGAGTGGTTGCACGCAAATATTATACGAGAAAGTACCAGTGATTTTGCTAGTCCTGTAGTGCTAGCGAAGAAAAAATGGTACGATGAGGGTTTGCGTGGACTATCGTGA
- the LOC128297423 gene encoding uncharacterized protein LOC128297423: MVELFKFWKRKQQEGESVADYGKVLQKDAKYCDFGEYLNKALRNQFVFGLQNKAMQTRLMEEKELTWVKARTMALAMEATQKGIGIVRSEAVEVKFVEKSKTPEGKQKNPKWTAVKCYRCGSDGHVANNCRHVTTTCLKCNKVGHLQRVCRSTSNKMANVVREIHDSSEDEVNTIVIV, from the exons AtggttgaattatttaaattctgGAAACGAAAACAGCAGGAAGGCGAAAGTGTAGCGGACTATGGTAAAGTTTTGCAAAAGGATGCTAAATATTGTGATTTTGGAGAATATCTCAACAAAGCCTTGCGAAACCAATTTGTGTTTGGcctgcaaaacaaagcaatgcaAACCAGATTAATGGAAGAAAAGGAGTTGACTTGGGTAAAGGCTAGAACAATGGCATTGGCTATGGAAGCGACACAAAAAGGAATTGGCATAGTGCGAAGTGAAGCTGTAGAGGTAAAATTCGtcgaaaaatcgaaaacaccggaaggaaaacaaaagaacccCAAATGGACAGCGGTAAAGTGTTATAGATGTGGTAGTGATGGGCATGTGGCTAACAACTGTAGACATGTCACCACTACATGTCTCAAATGCAATAAGGTGGGACATCTCCAGCGTGTGTGTCGCAGTAcatcaaacaaaatggcgaacgtcGTCAGAGAAATTCACGACAGCAGTGAAGATGAGGTAAACACAATCGTg ATAGTATAG